From one Henningerozyma blattae CBS 6284 chromosome 1, complete genome genomic stretch:
- the TAL1 gene encoding sedoheptulose-7-phosphate:D-glyceraldehyde-3-phosphate transaldolase TAL1 (similar to Saccharomyces cerevisiae YGR043C and TAL1 (YLR354C); ancestral locus Anc_4.188), whose amino-acid sequence MSEPTQKKQKLSGSSLDQLKASGTVVVADTGDFESIAKFKPQDATTNPTLILQAAKKPQYEKLLDVAAEYGKKNGKTPEEKLEIAVDKLLVNFGNEILKVVPGRVSTEVDARLSFDTEATVKKALEIIKLYEDLGISKERVLIKIASTWEGIQAAKILEAEHGIHVNLTLLFSFAQAVAAAEAKVTLISPFVGRIMDWYKKSTGKEYSGEEDPGVQSVKNIYNYYKKHGYKTIIMGASFRNTAEIKCLTGVDYLTISPALLEKLTESTEQFPVVLNAESAKAQGAEKISLIDDESRFRFDLNQDAMATEKLSEGIRNFSKDIDTLFSIMEKKVNA is encoded by the coding sequence ATGTCTGAACCAACtcaaaagaaacaaaagtTAAGCGGCTCCTCTCTAGACCAATTAAAGGCTTCTGGTACTGTCGTTGTTGCTGATACTGGTGATTTTGAATCCATTGCTAAATTTAAGCCACAAGACGCCACTACAAATCCAACTCTTATCTTACAAGCTGCCAAGAAACCacaatatgaaaaattgtTGGATGTTGCAGCTGAATACGGTAAGAAAAATGGTAAGACTccagaagaaaaattagaaattgcTGTCGATAAGCTATTGGTCAATTTCGGTAACGAAATCTTGAAAGTCGTTCCAGGTCGTGTCTCTACTGAAGTTGATGCCAGATTATCGTTTGATACTGAAGCTACTGTCAAGAAGGCTTTAGAAATCATCAAATTATATGAAGATTTAGGTATCTCTAAAGAAAGAGTGTTGATTAAGATCGCCTCCACCTGGGAAGGTATCCAAGCTGCTAAGATCTTAGAAGCCGAACATGGTATTCACGTCAATTTGACTCTATTATTCTCTTTTGCTCAAGCCGTCGCTGCTGCTGAAGCTAAAGTTACTTTAATATCTCCTTTCGTAGGTAGAATCATGGATTGGTACAAAAAGTCCACAGGTAAAGAATACTCCGGTGAAGAAGATCCAGGTGTTCAGTCCGTAAAGAATATCTACAACTATTACAAGAAGCATGGTTACAAGACTATTATCATGGGTGCTTCTTTCAGAAACACTGCTGAAATCAAATGTTTGACTGGTGTCGATTACTTAACCATCTCTCCAgctttattagaaaaattgacTGAATCTACCGAACAATTCCCAGTTGTATTGAACGCAGAATCCGCAAAGGCGCAAGGTGCCGAAAAGATCTCTTTGATTGACGATGAATCCAGATTCAGATTCGATTTGAACCAAGATGCTATGGCCACCGAAAAGTTAAGTGAAGGTATCAGAAACTTCTCAAAGGATATCGACACTTTATTCTCTATTATGGAAAAGAAAGTTAATGCCTAG
- the ILV5 gene encoding ketol-acid reductoisomerase (similar to Saccharomyces cerevisiae ILV5 (YLR355C); ancestral locus Anc_4.190), whose product MAVAATRAATRSSSRAFSVAAVNQWSAISANGSHSNASSLTLKNKFVQTRGLKQINFGGTVETVYERSDWPREKLLEYFKDDTLALIGYGAQGYGQGLNLRDNGLNVIIGVRKNGASWKAALEDGWVPGENLFEINEAVEKGTYVMNLLSDAAQSETWESIKPLLTKGKTLYFSHGFSPVFNDLTHVEPPKDIDTILVAPKGSGRTVRSLFKEGRGINSSYAVWNDVSGKADEKAQALAVAIGSGYVYKTTFEKEVNSDLYGERGCLMGGIHGMFLAQYEVLRENGHSPSEAFNETVEEATQSLYPLIGKYGMDYMYDACSTTARRGALDWYPVFKDALKPVFQDLYESTKNGSETKRSLEFNSQADYREKLEKELQTIRDMEIWRVGKEVRKLRPENN is encoded by the coding sequence ATGGCCGTTGCTGCCACCCGTGCTGCTACTAGATCTTCATCTAGAGCTTTTTCCGTTGCTGCTGTCAACCAATGGTCTGCCATCTCTGCTAATGGCTCCCATTCCAATGCCTCTTCTTTAACTTTAAAGAACAAGTTTGTTCAAACTCGTGGTTTGAAGCAGATCAACTTTGGTGGTACCGTTGAAACTGTTTATGAAAGATCCGACTGGCcaagagaaaaattattggaatatttCAAAGACGACACTTTAGCGTTGATTGGTTATGGTGCTCAAGGTTATGGTCAAGGTTTAAACTTGCGTGATAACGGGTTGAACGTTATCATTGGTGTTAGAAAGAACGGTGCTTCTTGGAAAGCCGCTCTTGAAGACGGTTGGGTTCCAGGTGAAAACTTGTTTGAAATCAACGAAGCCGTTGAAAAGGGTACTTACGttatgaatttattatctgaTGCTGCTCAAAGTGAAACTTGGGAAAGTATTAAACCTTTATTGACTAAGGGTAAGACTTTATACTTCTCTCACGGGTTCTCTCCAGTCTTCAACGATTTGACTCATGTCGAACCACCAAAGGATATCGATACCATTCTAGTTGCTCCAAAGGGTTCTGGTAGAACTGTCCGTTCATTATTCAAGGAAGGTCGTGGTATTAACTCTTCTTATGCCGTTTGGAACGATGTCTCTGGTAAAGCTGATGAAAAAGCTCAAGCTTTAGCTGTTGCCATTGGTTCTGGTTACGTCTATAAGACCACTTTTGAAAAGGAAGTCAATTCCGATTTATACGGTGAAAGAGGCTGTTTGATGGGTGGTATCCATGGTATGTTCTTGGCACAATACGAAGTCTTGAGAGAAAACGGTCATTCCCCATCGGAAGCTTTTAACGAAACCGTTGAAGAAGCTACTCAATCATTATATCCTTTGATTGGTAAATACGGTATGGACTACATGTACGATGCTTGTTCCACAACTGCTAGAAGAGGTGCTTTGGATTGGTACCCTGTCTTCAAAGATGCTTTAAAACCTGTTTTCCAAGACTTATATGAATCTACCAAGAATGGTTCTGAAACCAAGAGATCTTTGGAATTCAACTCTCAAGCGGACTACagagaaaaattagaaaaggAATTACAAACTATCAGAGATATGGAAATCTGGAGAGTTGGTAAGGAAGTAAGAAAATTGAGACCAGAAAACAATTAG
- the RME1 gene encoding Rme1p (similar to Saccharomyces cerevisiae RME1 (YGR044C); ancestral locus Anc_4.189): protein MIGQENTKDNNSKVSNFSTLANYLNTGNGVSKTKPILEFKNFQDAIKQFDFNNIEEEALDWDLPVLSPVANQPDQLVIDLTQEGIEEGTKVNNGNVRIEPLDNLPELKFDNNDEIDLFQYTYSKEQNDKVQAHLCRNSILKTPTQQISMENNDCNSLTKQQLNSVEIRRENTFEENFGNNIINSGPYIENVYNNSSNLIQSLNSAPQRPSSEILKQRISRRRSPKKTFNNYKYNIQDEGDCMIIAPKPIYLETQRKFNKNISIEPISQTPIMNLREEKNHNSREIEHKPIYNQDAFNSVCFTPSNANQSKISPPTGSGRSDMNLISEENIGLGIDFNSNMNLDLDLNIDLDMNVNMNNDFSNILNVDGIALDHFENKNKLPSPILSNFKNNEIPTPNSATNPYQNQIQMKIPSQNRGHGRSIHNILGNNYYNKSLNRNHGLHSIKEPNINTNESIPILNSNIHFGLLTPETCEFQNPAFGKISRNSNESMPFNLDNLANGPILGVNNESYSDIKQQSLNVNYENLKNNISRIHGINNGDILANIHTPIQLENSKELPTPNTENIKKDSNISHFKRETSIISEISNEDTRTIIEDISPNKTKRSKYSSTNNLKLKPSIEKKRPKKKTKEQRLGKSTSIEIDRTTTSHVNKIIQNAALMKSLATKQKRGYYRCTHCTETFSSIFDFGQHMDDNKFTRPYKCPIDSCPWKILGLPGRSDLRRHCGIQHSYDEIPESIRKELNLKEKEYPVLVCNHKYCQKVFHRSDAFNRHTGMVHLNESSRFNKRLNLLIEECRSKKDMSPDEQDEYIRKKMNKKNTHID, encoded by the coding sequence atGATAGGTCAAGAAAATACTAAAGATAACAACTCTAAAGTaagtaatttttcaacGTTAGCTAACTATTTAAATACAGGGAATGGCGTCAGTAAAACTAAACCTATccttgaatttaaaaactttCAAGATGCTATTAAACAATTTGActtcaataatattgaagaagaagccTTAGATTGGGATCTCCCTGTGCTTTCACCAGTAGCCAATCAACCTGATCAACTAGTAATTGATTTAACTCAAGAAGGAATTGAAGAAGGTACAAAAGTAAATAACGGTAATGTAAGAATAGAACCACTTGATAATTTACcagaattaaaatttgataataatgatgaaattgatcTATTTCAATACACTTATTCAAAAGAACAAAATGATAAAGTACAAGCACATTTATGCcgaaattcaattttaaagacACCTACACAACAGATTTCTatggaaaataatgattgcAATTCTCTCAcaaaacaacaattaaattctGTTGAAATTAGAAGAGAGAATACCTTTGAAGAAAACTTTggcaataatattataaattctGGTccatatattgaaaatgtttataataattcttctaacCTTATCCAATCATTAAATTCTGCACCACAAAGGCCTTCTTCTGAAATACTAAAACAAAGAATTTCGAGACGTAGAAGTCCTAAGaaaacttttaataattataaatataatattcaagatGAAGGTGATTGTATGATTATTGCACCAAAACCGATATATTTAGAAACTCAAAGGAAAtttaataagaatatttcCATTGAACCAATTTCACAAACTCcaataatgaatttgagagaagaaaaaaaccATAATTCTAGGGAGATTGAGCATAAACCAATATATAACCAAGATGCATTTAATAGCGTATGCTTTACTCCCAGTAATGCTAATcaatcaaaaatttcacCTCCAACAGGGAGTGGAAGATCTGATATGAATCTAATTAgtgaagaaaatattggtTTGGGTATAGatttcaattcaaatatgaaCCTAGATCTAGATTTGAATATAGATTTAGATATGAATgtgaatatgaataatgaCTTTTCTAATATACTGAATGTTGATGGAATTGCATTAGatcattttgaaaataaaaataaattaccCAGTccaattctttcaaattttaaaaacaatgAAATCCCAACACCAAATTCTGCAACTAATCCATATCAAAACCAAatacaaatgaaaataccATCTCAAAACAGAGGTCATGGTAGAAGTATTCACAACATCTTGGGgaacaattattataacAAATCTTTGAATAGAAATCACGGATTACACTCTATCAAAGAAcctaatattaataccaACGAGTCTATCccaattttaaatagtaaCATTCATTTTGGATTATTAACACCTGAGACATGTGAGTTTCAAAATCCTGCATTTGGTAAAATTTCTAGAAATAGTAATGAATCAATGCCATTTAATCTGGATAATTTAGCCAACGGACCTATACTTGGTGTCAATAATGAATCGTATTCTGATATTAAACAACAATCTTTGAATGTTaattatgaaaatttaaagaataatatttctagaATTCATGGTATCAATAATGGGGACATATTAGCAAATATTCACACACCAATTCAATTGGAGAATTCGAAAGAATTACCCACACCTAATACGgagaatattaaaaaggATTCCAACATATCCCATTTTAAACGAGAAACTTCAATTATCagtgaaatttcaaatgagGATACTAGGACCATTATTGAAGATATCTCTCCTAATAAAACTAAACGTTCTAAATACTCTAGTACCAACAATTTGAAACTTAAGCCTTctattgaaaagaaaagacCGAAGAAGAAAACCAAGGAACAACGTTTGGGCAAATCTACAAGCATTGAGATCGATCGTACCACTACAAGCCATGTCAACaagattattcaaaatgCAGCATTAATGAAATCACTTGcaacaaaacaaaagagAGGGTATTATAGATGCACTCATTGTACTGAAACGTTTTCTagtatatttgattttggCCAACATATGGATGATAACAAGTTCACAAGACCATACAAGTGTCCTATTGATTCTTGCCCATGGAAGATTTTGGGGTTGCCTGGTAGGTCTGATTTACGTAGACATTGCGGGATCCAACATTCTTACGACGAAATCCCGGAAAGTATTCGTAAGGAATTGAACTTGAAAGAAAAGGAATACCCAGTATTAGTTTGCAACCATAAATATTGCCAAAAAGTATTCCATAGAAGTGATGCATTTAACAGACATACTGGCATGGTTCATTTGAACGAAAGTTCTAGGTTTAATAAACGATTAAACTTATTGATTGAAGAATGTAGATCGAAGAAGGATATGAGTCCAGATGAACAGGATGAgtatattagaaaaaagatGAACAAGAAGAATACCCACATTGATTAA
- the ATG33 gene encoding Atg33p (similar to Saccharomyces cerevisiae SCM4 (YGR049W) and YLR356W; ancestral locus Anc_4.191), with amino-acid sequence MSVCLAITKGLAVTSLGINTGLLTTTAIVSNATPNSILKQLYSTSNPNIAKAVGHALCHVGIASVSLTALSSALFAASFYWSPPKWQHPYLLYAMVAAPLSTAYLYLIEYLYTPSTDDESTEEDQTSVTPDEKSPDLESSLVDLGSSVPTPFKHPPITADSGATCPFANKNNKSKQNNTSPVMEPKDDKSVSFTPHFFIASLISIIGLFQSVVGIYGEGLFI; translated from the coding sequence ATGTCCGTCTGTTTAGCTATCACAAAGGGGTTAGCTGTCACTTCTTTAGGTATCAATACCGGTCTGTTGACTACCACAGCAATCGTTTCGAATGCCACACCAAACTCTATCTTAAAACAGTTGTATTCCACGTCAAATCCGAATATTGCCAAGGCGGTGGGACATGCTCTTTGCCACGTTGGTATTGCATCTGTATCTTTAACTGCATTATCATCTGCATTATTTGCAGCTAGTTTTTATTGGTCCCCACCAAAATGGCAACACCCTTATCTATTATATGCAATGGTTGCAGCTCCATTATCAACAGCTTATCTATATTTGATCGAATATCTATATACTCCTTCTACAGATGATGAATCAACAGAAGAAGATCAAACCTCTGTCACACCTGATGAAAAATCCCCAGATTTGGAATCCTCTCTGGTAGATTTAGGAAGTTCAGTGCCTACCCCATTCAAGCATCCACCAATTACTGCTGATAGCGGAGCCACTTGTCCATTTGCTAATAAGAATAACAAGAGCAAACAAAACAATACATCACCAGTTATGGAACCAAAAGATGATAAGTCTGTCTCATTTACTCCACATTTCTTTATTGCTAGTTTGATCAGCATCATCGGACTATTCCAATCTGTAGTAGGTATCTACGGTGAAGGGTTATTTATCTAA
- the TTI2 gene encoding Tti2p (similar to Saccharomyces cerevisiae YJR136C; ancestral locus Anc_4.368) produces MEQILENRNINDLKNVKKLSSSQLQTIEKEIDRVSYDNLILLKNLSLLTLENDSRKETSLYLIQKLLDKSDERARTILLEDFISFVKNNLLFIKQRHHTTREENIGLNPKLGISLEDDQLRDTWRANGGIYVIPMFFTAIHFMERQNISSNINWIVPGILNILDDTSDILNIKLKGVSLLNELLCITSTNVKDSFLSFDQLGLFELFEPILSNMFYYLPPSYDSKIVLKIWNQLFPTIILLYKTKPDHDCHQVLCKFISEIILQNILPRISLDHEELTMFVLDQLINLIKFIQNDTLVILQRLIFVIGEYLVKNPFITTFNAVLIKTLKLISTMLDYTPIERIKAHRYDFLGLIVIVFEKATLEIDNEEHTDSNSNEIVRMLQQLLVKLQDSGCDFTQDKVKLIQSRSHFAQLFNSTI; encoded by the coding sequence ATGGAACAGATATTGGAAAATAggaatattaatgatttaaaaaatgtcaAAAAACTTTCATCATCCCAATTGCAAACTATTGAGAAGGAGATCGACAGAGTTTCTTATGATAATCTAATCTTGTTGAAAAACCTTTCCTTATTGACATTGGAAAATGATTCAAGGAAGGAAACGtctttatatttgattcaaaaattattggataAATCGGATGAAAGGGCAAGAACCATACTCTTGGAAGATTTCATATCTTTTGtaaagaataatttattgtttattaaacaaaGACATCATACTACTAGAGAGGAAAATATCGGGTTGAATCCAAAATTGGGTATCTCTTTGGAGGATGATCAATTAAGGGATACATGGAGGGCCAATGGTGGAATTTATGTGATACCAATGTTTTTCACTGCAATACATTTCATGGAAAGACAAAATATctcttcaaatataaattggATTGTCCCGGggattttaaatattttagatgATACTTCAGATATATTAAACATAAAGTTGAAAGGTGTGTCATTATTAAACGAATTGCTATGCATAACTTCTACGAACGTAAAAGATTCATTCTTATCATTTGACCAGTTAggtttatttgaattatttgaaccTATTTTATCTAAcatgttttattatttaccGCCATCTTATGATTCAAAAATTGTCTTGAAGATATGGAACCAATTATTCCctacaattatattattatacaaaaCCAAACCAGATCACGACTGCCACCAAGTCTTGTGTAAATTCATATCAGAAATCATCTTACAAAACATTTTACCAAGAATTTCATTAGACCATGAAGAATTAACAATGTTTGTCTTGgatcaattaataaatttaattaaatttattcaaaatgaCACTCTGGTAATATTACAAAGATTAATCTTTGTCATTGGTGAGTATCTAGTTAAAAACCCATTCATTACTACTTTTAATGCTGTGTTAATCAAGACTTTAAAACTAATTTCCACAATGTTAGATTATACACCAATTGAAAGAATAAAAGCACATCGATATGATTTCTTGGGTTTAATAGTGATTGTTTTTGAAAAGGCCACATTAGAAATTGATAACGAGGAACATACTGactcaaattcaaatgaaattgtACGGATGTTACAACAGCTGCTAGTGAAATTGCAAGATTCGGGTTGTGATTTCACTCAAGATAAAGTGAAATTGATTCAAAGCAGAAGCCATTTCGCTCAGTTGTTCAATTCAACTATATGA
- the TBLA0A08350 gene encoding translation initiation factor 2A (similar to Saccharomyces cerevisiae YGR054W; ancestral locus Anc_4.194), with the protein MSSQIFLKTSQDIELFSGYPEFKQIATNTATTPEEEPAAKQDDDEVVPESRNKRSIVASVLSPCGRYIAYSKKDYVFIMTGKDFEIEYYKLKLSSVYDLKFSPSGNFLSTWQRISSVDTKPQNAKIWYLNPKQKADEELNLVYEYGANSQNGWSLQFSKLDNFIIKQVNKQLRIVKVDLTNKDKEIKFDFEKPYAVLKQEESKQFFGTYLISPSENPTICTFTPEKAGKPAHLTIWPITEGVITKKITTKTFFKADSCQLKWNPMGNAILCVATTDFDSSNQSYYGENTLYLLTFQGVNGTLGGNSIRVSLSKDGPIHDFTWSPTSRQFGVVHGFMPATVTFFDIRGNVVHSLVDQPKNTLSFSPSGRYILIAGFGNLQGSIEILDRHDKFKSITKFTASNTSVCDWSPGGEFILTATLSPRLRVDNSIHVWHVSGKLIYTRPYKELLKASWRPNLINKNGAVEDVHDPVITNVQKDLIIHETAEKALAKQKELAAKNLLKSKDSSSSLNGNGTNSTSNGNSGSSSSGGAYRPPHARKTGRTIPGLTRDSSNGSSSSTNSSGTKTVPGMTRQVPGMAPTNNNKESKSASKNRKRRNNKKEETDGASKTANAPVLNKETSPEERKMRSLLKKLRAIQNLKERQANGDKLEDTQVQKIGTESKVMEELKFLGWSEDDQAKA; encoded by the coding sequence ATGTCTTCTCAAATCTTTTTAAAGACAAGTCaagatattgaattattctcTGGTTACCCAgaatttaaacaaattgCTACCAACACAGCTACTACTCCCGAAGAAGAACCTGCCGCCAAACAAGATGACGATGAAGTAGTTCCAGAATCTCGTAACAAGAGATCTATCGTTGCCTCAGTCTTATCTCCATGTGGTAGATACATTGCCTATTCCAAAAAAGATTATGTATTCATCATGACTGGtaaagattttgaaattgaatattataaattgaAACTATCTAGTGTttatgatttaaaattctCTCCAAGTGGGAATTTCTTATCTACATGGCAAAGAATCTCCTCTGTTGATACTAAACCTCAAAATGCAAAGATTTGGTATTTGAATCCTAAACAAAAAgctgatgaagaattaaatctAGTATATGAATATGGTGCCAACTCTCAAAACGGTTGGTCTTTacaattttctaaattggataattttattatcaaacaAGTTAATAAGCAATTAAGAATCGTTAAAGTCGATTTAACTAATAAGGacaaagaaattaaattcgATTTTGAAAAGCCTTATGCTGTATTAAAGCAAGAAGAATCTAAACAATTTTTTGGTacatatttaatttctccATCTGAAAACCCAACCATTTGTACTTTTACACCTGAAAAAGCTGGTAAACCAGCTCATTTGACCATTTGGCCAATCACAGAAGGTGTTATCACCAAGAAGATTACTACAAAGacttttttcaaagctGATTCATGTCAATTGAAATGGAACCCAATGGGTAACGCTATTTTATGTGTTGCCACCACTGATTTTGATTCTTCTAACCAATCATATTATGGTGAAAATACTTTATATCTATTAACTTTCCAAGGTGTTAATGGTACTTTAGGTGGTAATTCTATTAGAGTCTCATTATCCAAAGATGGTCCAATCCATGATTTTACATGGTCTCCAACCTCTAGACAATTTGGTGTGGTTCATGGTTTTATGCCAGCTACTGTTacattttttgatataCGAGGTAATGTTGTTCATAGTTTGGTGGATCAACCAAAGAATACATTATCGTTTTCTCCAAGTGGTAGATACATCTTGATTGCCGGTTTTGGTAATTTACAAGGTTCcattgaaatattagatagacatgataaattcaaaagtaTCACCAAATTTACTGCATCCAACACATCTGTTTGTGATTGGTCTCCAGGTGGTGAATTCATCTTGACTGCTACTCTATCTCCAAGATTAAGAGTCGACAATTCCATTCATGTCTGGCATGTATCTggtaaattaatttatacCAGACCTTACAAAGAACTATTGAAGGCCTCATGGCGTCCTAATTTAATCAACAAGAACGGTGCAGTAGAAGATGTTCATGACCCAGTCATTACCAATGTCCAAAAAGATTTGATAATCCATGAAACCGCAGAAAAAGCTCTAGCTAAACAAAAGGAATTAGCGGCCAAGAATCTACTGAAAAGTAAAGACTCTAGCTCCAGCTTAAACGGTAATGGTACAAACTCTACCAGTAACGGTAACTCTGGTAGTAGTAGTTCCGGTGGTGCTTATAGACCGCCACATGCCCGTAAGACTGGTAGAACTATTCCAGGCTTGACAAGAGATTCTTCTAATGGTAGTTCTAGTAGCACCAATAGTAGTGGTACTAAGACTGTTCCAGGTATGACTCGTCAAGTACCAGGTATGGCAccaactaataataacaaagaAAGTAAATCTGCCTCTAAGAACCGTAAGAGACGTAATAACAAGAAAGAAGAAACCGATGGTGCTTCTAAGACAGCTAATGCACCTGTACTTAATAAAGAAACTTCTCcagaagaaagaaaaatgcGTTCTCTATTGAAGAAACTAAGAgctattcaaaatttaaaagaaagacAAGCAAACGGAGACAAACTAGAGGACACCCAAGTCCAAAAGATTGGTACCGAATCTAAAGTCATGGAAGAACTGAAGTTCTTGGGATGGTCCGAAGATGACCAAGCCAAGGCATGA